The Actinocorallia herbida DNA window GGCGGCCGGTGCGGCGATCACGTTCCTGCCGATCACGGCGGGCCGGGCCGCGCCGGCGGCGCTGCTGTGCCAGGCGCTCGCGATGACCGCGAGCCGCTGGTGGGGCGGGCGGCTGGCGGACCGGCACGGGCCGTCCCGCCTCGTGGCGCCCGCCCTGGTGGTCGCCGCCGCCGGAACCGCCCTCCTCGGGCTCACGCCGCTGGTCGCCGGAGCCCTGCTCGGCACAGGGTTCGGCCTCGCCCAAACGGCCATCCACACCCTGATGCTCTCCCGGGTCGACGCCTCCGGCTACGGCACCGTCAGCGCCCTGTGGAACCTCGCCTTCGACGCCGGGATGGGCGTCGGGGCGGCGGCCCTGGGCGTCGCGGCCGGCCTGACCGGCTACCCCGTCGCCTACGCGCTCACCGCGGCGCTCATCCTCGCCGCGCTCACCCTGAAGGGGAATCCCGATGCTGCACGCACACGTGACCGTCTCGCTCGACGGCTTCATGACCGGGCCGGACGTCGGCGCGGAACTGCCGATGGGAGCGGGCGGCGAACGGCTGCATGACTGGATCTTCGACCCCTCGCCCGCCGACCGCGAGATCATCGCCGACACGCTCGCCACGGTCGGCGCGGTGGTCCTCGGCCGCCGCACCTTCGACGTCGGCCTCGACCGGTGGAACGACACGCCCTACCCGGCACCGTCGTTCGTCGTCACCCACCGGACCCGCGACGACCTCGAGATGACGAGCGCCTCGTTCGCCTTCGTCGGCGGCCTCGCCGAGGCGGTCCGGCGGGCGCACGAGGCGGCGGGCGCGAAGCACGTGATCATCATGGGCGCCGACGTCACCCGGCAGGCCCTGGCGGCGGGGCTCGTGGACGAACTGCGCCTGCAGCTGGCGCCGTTCACGCTCGGCTCCGGCACCCGGCTGTTCACCGGAGCCGACCCGCACGCCTTCGAGTGCCTGGACGCCGGGATCACCCCGCACGCCACCCATCTGCGCTACCGGGTCGTGCGCCGGGCGTCCGGCGCCGGCGCCTAGCGGGACTGGAGGTAGGTGAGGACGGCCTGGACCCGGCGGTTGGTGTCGTCGGAGGGGGGCAGGGCCAGTTTGGTGAAGATCGCGGCGGTGTGCTTGGCGATGGTGCTTTCGCTGAGGTGGAGGGTCGCGGAGATCGCGGCGTTGGAGAGGCCCTGGGCCATGTGGGCGAGGACGTCGTGTTCGCGAGGGGTGAGGGCGGCGAGGGGGTCGGTGGGAGTGGGGGCGAGGAGGGCGGCGATGACCTCGGGGTCCATGGCGGTGCCACCGGAGGCGACGCGGGTGACGGCGTCGACGAACTGGGCGGCGTTGAAGACGCGGTCCTTCAGGAGGTAGCCGATGGCGCCGGAGCCGTCGGCGAGGAGTTCGCGCGCGTAGAGCTGCTGGACGTGCTGGGAGAGGACGAGGACCGGAAGGCCGGGGATCGCCTTGCGGGCGGCCAGGGCGGCCTGGAGGCCCTCGTCGGTGAGGGTCGGCGGGAGACGGACGTCGACGACGGAGACGTCGGGGCGCAGTTCGAGCAGGCCCTTCAGGAGCTCGGGCCCGGTCTCGACGGCGGCGACCACCTCGAATCCGTGGGCTTCGAGCAGCCGGACGAGGCCGTCGCGCAGGAGGTAGAGGTCTTCGGCGACGAGAACGCGGAGCATCGGCAGGAGCCTACGCCTCCCACGAGGGGCGGGCACGCGGGACCGTCGACGGGAGGGCCACGGCGAGGGCGACCATCGCCGTGCCGAGGGCGATCATGAAGACGACGCACGGCCACTGCCACGGCTCGGGCAGGTACAGGGCCAGGAACCAGGAACGCACGTCGGCGTCGAAGGTCTTGAGGAGCCCCGCGACGATGCCCTGCGGGAACAGCGGGCACCAGGCCGTCGACCACAGCGCGACCATGAGCAGGGTCTTCCAGCGAGGCAGCCCGGCCGGGAGGCCGGCCCAGTGCTCGGGCAGGACCTTCGGGAGTTCCAGCGTGACCGCGGTCCCTCCGCCGGGCGGGCTGTCGACGGCCACGGTCCCGTCGAAGGCCGCGAGCCGGTCTTCGATCCCGTGGAGTCCCGTTCCCGCCGACGGGTCCGCGCCGCCCCGGCCGTCGTCGGCGACCCGGACGAACAGGTGCGGCCCGACCCCGCCGAGGGCCACCTCGACGGACGCGGCGCCCGAGTGCCGGGCGGCGTTGGCGAGCAGCTCGCTGACCGCGAAGTAGACGGCGGCCTCCACGGGCGGTTCCGGCCGGTGCGGGAGGTCGATCTCGACCGACGCGCGCAGCGGGCTCTCCAGCGCGAGGAGCCGCACGGCGTCGGCGAGGCCGCGTTCGGCGAGGACGGGCGGATGGACGGCGTGGATGACGCGGCGCAGCTCGGTGAGGGTCTCGGCCGACGCCTCCCGGGCCCTGGCCATCATCGCCTTGGCCGCGTCGGGGTCGGTGTCCATGAGCTGTTCGGCGGTGCCGAGCGTCATGCCGAGGGCGATGAGGCGGGCTTGGGCGCCGTCGTGCAGGTCGCGTTCGATCCGGCGCATCTCGGCGGCCTGGGTGCCGACCGCCAGGTGCCGCGCACGGGTCACCCGCTCCAGCCGCTGGTTCAGCCGGCTGGAGGCGGTGGCGGAGAGCAGGAGGCCGCACCAAGCGGCGTGCACGCGCAGCCCGTGGGCCGGAAGCAGCAACAGCAGGGGCAGCAGCGCCAGCTTGACGAGCGGGTCGAGCAGTAGCCAGAGGGCGTCGCGCCAGGTCGCGGGGTCCTCGGCCAGCCACTTCCAGCGGTCGTTCCAGGCGGGGAACCGGGGCGACTTGTAGAGGGTGCGGTGGGAGCGGTACATGCCGTCGGGCTGCGGTACCGGGGGCGGAGGCGGGGGAAGGTAGGGCGGGTCGATCCGGGTTCCGGTGGAGGACTCCACGAGGCGTCGTGCCGCGCCGGTCACCTTCCGGACGAGGCGGACCTGCGGCGGGAGCACGAAGACCAGGCCGAGGCCGAAGACGAGGACGACGCACAGCACGGTGGTCGCGAGCGCGACGAGCTCGGCGACGACGAGCGCCAGCAGCGCACCGACCTGACCGTATCTCCGCAGCATCCTGACAGTGTGCTTCATCTGGGCGAAGAGTCCTATGGCACCTAGATGCACCATGGATCGGCATTCAGCGCCGATGTCCGGACCCGCCGGGCCTTTCTAGCTTGGTCGCCATGAACGTCATAGAGGTGGAGAACCTCCACAAAAGGTACGAGGACCACGTGGCGGTGGACGACGTGTCGTTCACGGTCGCGGCCGGGGAGATCTTCGGGATCCTCGGACCGAACGGCGCGGGCAAGACGACCACCGTCGAGTGCGTGTCCGGGCTCCGCGCGCGGGACGGCGGCCTGGTGCGCGTCGCGGGAATCGACCCCGCCGAGGACCGCGACGCGCTGCGCCGCGTCCTCGGCGTCCAGCTCCAGAGCTCGGCGCTGCCCGAGAAGATCAAGGTCTGGGAGGCACTCGACCTCTACGCCTCCTTCTATCCCGACCCCGCCGACTGGCCCGAGCTGATGGCGCGGGTCGGGCTCGCCGACAAGCGGAACGCGTTGTTCGCGTCGCTTTCCGGCGGGCAGAAGCAGCGGCTGTCGGTGGCCCTCGCACTCGTCGGGAAGCCGCGCGTCGCCGTGCTGGACGAGCTGACGACGGGCCTCGACCCGCAGTCCCGCCGCGACACCTGGGAGCTGGTCGAGCAGGTCCGCGACTCGGGCGTGACGATCGTGCTCGTCACCCACTTCATGGAGGAGGCCGAGCGCCTCTGCGACCGGATCGCGCTCATCGACACGGGCAGGGTCGCCGCGATCGACACCCCCGACGGGCTCGTCGCCCGGATCGGCGGCGGCCAGACGATGCGGTTCCGCCCCTCGGCGGAGTTCGACCTCGCCCTCCTGACCGAGATCCCCGAGGTCGCCGACGCGGGCGTCGAGGACGGCCACGTCGTGGTCTCCGGCACGGGCGACCTCGTCCCCGCCGTGACGCTCCTGCTGGCCCGGCACGGCGTCGTCCCCACCGGGCTGCGGGTCGAGCAGGCGACACTCGACGACGCGTTCGTCGCCCTCACCGGAAGGAAGATCAAGTGAAGAAGATCCTGCTCGTCGAGACCAAGCTGTTCCTGCGCGACTGGGCCGGCGGCCTCTTCACGCTGCTGCTCCCCGTCGGCCTGGTACTCGGCATCGGCCAGATCCCCGACCTGCGCAAGGCCGACCCGAACCTCGGCGGCGAGCGCTTCGTCGACGCCCAGCTCCCCGCGACGATGATCCTCCTCTCGCTGCTGACCGCGGCCTTCACCATGCTGCCCGCAGTACTGGCCACCTACCGTGAGCAGGGCATCCTGCGCCGGATGTCCACGACGCCCGTCCACCCGGCCCGCCTCCTGGGCGCGCAGCTCCTGCTCAACCTGGCCGTCGTGGCGGTCGGCGCGCTCGCGATCGTCGGCTCCGCGTGGCTCGTCCTCGGCTCCGACCTCCCGGCGAACCCCGTCGGATTCGTCCTGGTGTTCCTGCTCGGCGCCGCGGCGATGCTCGCGCTCGGCCTGGTGATCGCGGGGGTGGCCGCCAGCGGCAAATCGGCCCCGGCGTTCGGCTCCGCCGCGATGTTCCCGCTGCTGTTCCTCGCCGGCATGTGGATCCCCCGCGAGGTCATGCCCGACGCGCTGCGCACCGTCAGCGACTACTCGGTGGTGGGCCCCTTCGTGAACGCCCTCCGCGACACCTGGGCCGGCGACTGGCCCGAACTCTCCCACCTGGCCGTCATCACCGTCGGCCTCGCCCTCTTCACGGCCCTCGCCGTCCGCGTGTTCCGCTGGGAATGACGGAAGCTCGTTCCGGCGGAAAGAACGGACAAGGCCCCGGGCGAGGATTACTGTCGGCGACATACCGTCACGCGAACCGAGTGAGGCGCCGATGAGCCGCACCGCCGTCGATCCGGACTCCCTGCGGACCCACTTCAGGGACGAGCTGCGCAGGCTCCGCGCCAACGCGGGGCTGTCGCGCAGCCGCCTCGCGACGGCGCTGGGCTGCACGCCGCAGTGGCTCGCGAAACTGGAGTCCGGCGAACGCACCGTCTCCCCCCGGACCGCCCTGGACCTCGACACCTACTTCAAGACCGAAGGCTGGGACAGCGACGACGGCCTCTTCGTCCGCCTCCACCGCTCCCTCAAGTCCGCTCAGGGATCACGCGTTCTTCTGCCCGGTTTCGAGGCTTATCTGGAGTACGAAAAGAAGGCGACGGTCCTGTGCGAGTACTCCGCGCAGGTCGTGCCAGGGCTCCTCCAGACCGAGGCGTATGCGCGAGGCACCATGAGCCTGGACACCCCTGAGCAGACCGCGGAGTCCCGCGTCGCCGGACGCCTTCTACGACAGGAACTCCTCACCGCGAAAGTACCTCCGGTCGCGAAGTTCGTTCTCGACGCGTCGGTGCTCCTCCGTCCCGTGGGCGGGGCGGAGGTGATGGCCGGGCAACTGCTGAGGCTGATCGAACTGTCCGCGCTGCCGCGGGTGGGCATCCATGTCCTGCCGTTCGAGCCGGTCATTCCCGCCGCGCTGGATTCGAGCTTCACCCTGCTCGGGTTCGGCGACGGCACGGACCTGATGTACGTCGAGACGGGAGGAGGCGCCCAGATCATCCAGAGGCCGGATCTCGTCATGACCGGTCGCACGCGCTTTCATACACTCATGGGCGAGGCGCTTTCCCAGGCCGAGTCGGTCGACCTGATCAGGCGCAGACTGGAGGAGTCCCGGTGACAGCGAGTCGGGAAGAGCTCTGCACGGTTTGGCGAAAGAGCACACGGAGCACGGGTCAGGGCGGGAACTGCGTGGAACTGGCCGACGGTCGGGACGCGGTCTCGCTCCGGGACTCCAAGCGTCCCGCCGACGGCCGGGTCGTCGTCTCGCGGGTGGTTCTGCGGGCGCTGTTCGACGGGGTGCGGGGCTGACGGGCGGCCGGTACCGCGTCAGGACGCGATGCGGGGCGGGGCCGGGGTGAGGGTGACCGTGGTCTTGGTGCTGTAGGCCCAGTCGAGCATCTTGACGGCGTCGGTGAAGCGCGTGGTGGTGGAGGTGCTCTTGAGGACGATGCCGTACACGGTGTGCTTCTTGCGGCGGGCGACGAACATGTAGCAGCCGCCGGCGGAGCCCGTGGAGCCGGTCTTGATGCCGAAGAGGCCCGGGTAGCCGGTGTTGTCCTCGTCGGTGCCGCTGCCCTTGAGCAGGAGGTCCTGGGTGCGCAGCGGGTAGACGCGGCCCTTCAGGGAGGTGATGTCCTTCCGGACGGTCCTGACGATCGTGGCGAAGGTCTTGTTCTTCATCGCGTACCGGGCCAGCTTGAGCTGGTCGGCGGCGGTGGTGAGGTCGCCCTTCGCGGGCTGGCCGTCGAAGGACTCGTAGTTCGTGCGCGTCATGCCGAGCTTCTTGGCCAGGGCGTCCATCTTGTTCTGGGCGCCGAGGTAGCCGCCGGTGCCGCCGTAGGACTCCGCGAGGGCGTAGGCGGCGTCGCTGCCGGACTCGATGAGCATCGCCTCGAGGAGCTGGCGGGCGGTGAGGACGTCGCCGGGGACGAGGTGGCTGTTGCTGGCGCCCCAGCTGTCGACCCAGTCCTTGTACTTCTGCTTGATGGTGATCTTGCGGCCCAGGTCGCCGCGCTTGAGCACGACCATCGCCAGCGCGACCTTGTTCATGCTGCCGACCGGCATCCGCTTGTTCGGATTGCGCTTCCACAGGACCTTCCCCGTGGTGGCGTCGAAGAGGATCGCCGACGTGCCGGAGACGCCCGCCGGGGCCTTGGGCTTGGCCTCCGCGGCGCCGACCGGGACCAGGGTGAGCATGGACGCCGCGAGCGCCGTCGCGGTCAGCTTCTTGAACATGGGCTGTCCCCTTCGTCGGATTCCTCGCAAGCCCGGAGAGATTACCGCGATCTTGAGAATCCCGCAGGAAATCGACATGTCCGTAAAGAGACATCGGGGGTGTGCCGGGCGGAAAAACCGGTGGCGGAGGCGGTGCCCGCCCGGCAGGTTGGGCCGATGCAGATGTACGAGATCCGGGCGGACTACGACGCGGACGACATCGTCGTCTACCAGGCCTACGGCCCGGCCATCGGCGACGCGGCGGTCCGGGCGGGCGGGTTCGTCCCGCCGTTCTCGCGCACCCGGATGACCTGGATCAAGCCCTCGTTCCTCTGGCTGATGGAGCGCAGCGGGTGGGGCCGCAAACCCGGCCAGGAGCGGATCCTCGGCGTGCGGATCAGCCGCTCGGGCTGGGAGTCCGCGCTGCGCCGAGCCGTGCTGACGAGTCCGGAACGGGACGTCCACGGCGACTCCGCGGCCTGGCGGAAGGCGCTGCGCGAAGCCGACGTCCGGGTCCAATGGGATCCCGAGCGGACGCTGCGGGGCGGGAAGCTCGAAGCGCGCAGCATCCAGGTCGGCGTCAGCCGCCACGCCATCGACGAGTACGCCGACGAGTGGGTGCGCGAGATCGTCGACCTCACGCCGCTCACCCGGCGGATCCACCGGCTCGTCGTGGACGGGCGGCACGGCCGGGCGCGGGATCTCCTGCCGCCGTCGCGGCCCTACCCGTTCGAGGCGCCGCACCTTCGGCTGAGCTGAGGCCGCGGCACGCCGGGGCGAGGTCGACTGACGGTTCGGCGGGGCGTGACGGATGCGACACTCTCCGTCATGACCTGGCTTCGGAATCTGGGCAGGGCGGCGGCCGCGGCGTCCGCGCTCGTCGGGATGGCGGCGGCCTGCGCCGCGTGCGAGGGCGTGAACGACGCGACGGCGGGCGGTGCCGCGCGGGACGGACTCCCGCGCGCGGCCGACGGGAGGGACGTCCGCGCCTGCTTCAACGGGAACTGCGAGATCCTCGTCGACGGCAGAACGGAGATCCCGCTGAACGAGCGCTTCGGCTTCCGGACCTTCTCCTTCGATCCGGCCGACTCCACCTGGCGCTACACCTACCGGACGGGCGGCACCGGCAAGATGCGCGTCAGCGGGCTCGGCGCGAACGCCTCGTGGCTCGGCACCTCCCCGGTCCGCATGCTCAAACTCCGCATCCTCGCCCGAGACGGCGACAAAGCCGTGATCTCGCTCAGCTCCGACTGACCGCCCTCGGCCGTCAGGGTTCGGACGGGCCGGTGAACCAGGACGCGAGGAGTTCCGCGCCGCCGTGCCAGGCGAGGGATCCGATCTGGGTGACGAGCGCGGCGCGGGGGAGAGCGGCGCCGGCGGCGAGCCACCAGTCGATGGCGGCGGTGGCCGAGCCGAGCATGGCCTGGGCGCTGGGCGCGGCGAGCTCCGGCGGGGTGCCGGTGGCGGTCAGCATCGCCTCGATCGCCTCGGCGAGGCCGGTGACGAGCGTGCCGGGTCCGTATCCGTGGGCCTGATGACGGGCGCCTGGAGTACCCGGTCGCGCCGGGGAGCCCGTCGCCGGTCCGTCGGGCGGGCGGGCGAGGGCGCGGTAGAGGGACGGCTCGCGCTCCGCCCAGGCGAACAGGACGTCGAGCATCGCGTGGAAGCGGTCCTCGGCGGGGCCGGGACCGCCGAGCGCGGTGAGCATCGCGGCCATGAGGCGGTCGGCGTGGCGGTGGCCGAGAGCGGCCAGGACCGCGGGCCTGCTGGGGAAGACCGCGTAGACGGCGGAGCGGGCGTAGCCGGACGCGCGGGCCATGTCGCTCAGGCTCGCGGTGGGCCCGTGCAGGCGCAGGGCCTCCTCCGCGGCGTCCAGGAGGTCCGCGCGGCGCTGCTCGGGGTCGACGCCGGGGCCCGCCGGGCGGCCGCGGCCGCGCTGGTTGGCCACGGGGTCATCGTAGGGGCCCTTGACGCGGTCCTCCAAAAAGTACAGCTTGTCTTTTATGCGCATGTGGGAAGCGGTTCCCGGCGAGCGGGACCTCGCCGTCGACGAGATCACCGGACGGCTGCCGGAAGGGCTCACCGGCACCCTGTACCGCAACGGGTCGGGCCGCTGGGACGTCGGTCCCACGGCCGTGGACTGCCTCTTCGACACCGACGGGATGATCGGCGCGTTCGCCCTCGACGGGCGCGGCGTCCGCTTCCGCAACCGCTTCGTGCGCACGCGGCAGTACACGACGTCGCTGCGCAAGGGGCGCCTGACGACGCGGGGCCTCGGCCGCCAGCGCCGGGGCGGCGTCGCGGCCAACATGCTGCGCCCGCCCGCCAACACCGCCAACACCAGCGTCCTGCTCCGCGACGACCGGGTCCTCGCCCTCTGGGAGGCGGGCCGCCCGCACGAGCTCGACGCCGACACCCTGGAGACGCGCGGGACCACCGACCTCGGGGGAGCGCTCAAAGGGCTCCTCGGCGCCTACTCCGCGCATTTCCGGCACGACCCGGAGACCGGCGCGGTGGTGAACTTCGGATTCGACCCCTATATGCCGCGCGTGGACGCGCGCTGGGTGCGCGCCGGGGGCGACGCCAAGGAGCGCAGGAGCAGGCTGCGCGAGACCCTCGCCGAGGCACGGCCCCGGATGCGGCTCCGGCTCTACGAGACCGACCGGGCGGGCGCCACCCGCTACCTGCGCGCGGTGCCGCTGCCCGGTTTCTCCTTCATGCACGACATGGCCCTGACGCGCGGGTACCAGGTGTTCGCCGCGACCCCGTTGCGCTTCGACCCCGTCCCGATCATGACGGGCGCCGCGCCGATGATGGACGCGCTGCACTTCGCGCCGGACGAGGCGGCGGCGTTCCTCCTCGTGCCGCGCGACGGCGGTCCCGTCCGGGTGGTGGAGACGGATCCGTTCTTCTTCTTCCACTTCGTCAACGCCTACGACGACGGCCCGGATGTCGTCGTCGACCTCGTCAGGTACGCGCCCGAGACGTTCGGGGCGGCGATGGCGTTCTTCGCCGACGTGCGCCGGGCCGACGCGGCGGCGGGGACGCTCACCCGGTACCGGATCCGGGCCTCGGGCGCGGTCGAGACCGAGACCGTCAGCGGGGCGGCGGTGGAGGCGCCTCAGTTCGACCTGCGGCTCTCGGCGGCCGAGCACCGCTACAGCTACGCGCTGGCCCGCACCGACGGCCTCACCGGGCCGCTCGGGCCCGGCTTCGGCATCGCCCGCTTCGACCACCGCACCGGCGCGACCGACGCCTACGCGACCCCCGAGGACGTCCTGGTCGAACCGGTCTTCGTGCCGCGCGGGCCGGGCGCGGCGGAGGACGACGGCTGGATCCTGACGGTCGGGTACCACGCCCCGTCCCACCGAAGCCGCCTCATGGTCTTCGAGGCCGCGCACCTCCCCGACGGGCCGATCGCCGAGGCCTGGCTGCCCTTCCACCTGCCCTTCAACTTCCACGGCGCCTTCACCCCGCGCGTGGCGGCCCTCTGACCCGCTCCTGAGATTCCCGGAAACGCCGCGTC harbors:
- a CDS encoding sensor histidine kinase — protein: MKHTVRMLRRYGQVGALLALVVAELVALATTVLCVVLVFGLGLVFVLPPQVRLVRKVTGAARRLVESSTGTRIDPPYLPPPPPPVPQPDGMYRSHRTLYKSPRFPAWNDRWKWLAEDPATWRDALWLLLDPLVKLALLPLLLLLPAHGLRVHAAWCGLLLSATASSRLNQRLERVTRARHLAVGTQAAEMRRIERDLHDGAQARLIALGMTLGTAEQLMDTDPDAAKAMMARAREASAETLTELRRVIHAVHPPVLAERGLADAVRLLALESPLRASVEIDLPHRPEPPVEAAVYFAVSELLANAARHSGAASVEVALGGVGPHLFVRVADDGRGGADPSAGTGLHGIEDRLAAFDGTVAVDSPPGGGTAVTLELPKVLPEHWAGLPAGLPRWKTLLMVALWSTAWCPLFPQGIVAGLLKTFDADVRSWFLALYLPEPWQWPCVVFMIALGTAMVALAVALPSTVPRARPSWEA
- a CDS encoding carotenoid oxygenase family protein, whose translation is MRMWEAVPGERDLAVDEITGRLPEGLTGTLYRNGSGRWDVGPTAVDCLFDTDGMIGAFALDGRGVRFRNRFVRTRQYTTSLRKGRLTTRGLGRQRRGGVAANMLRPPANTANTSVLLRDDRVLALWEAGRPHELDADTLETRGTTDLGGALKGLLGAYSAHFRHDPETGAVVNFGFDPYMPRVDARWVRAGGDAKERRSRLRETLAEARPRMRLRLYETDRAGATRYLRAVPLPGFSFMHDMALTRGYQVFAATPLRFDPVPIMTGAAPMMDALHFAPDEAAAFLLVPRDGGPVRVVETDPFFFFHFVNAYDDGPDVVVDLVRYAPETFGAAMAFFADVRRADAAAGTLTRYRIRASGAVETETVSGAAVEAPQFDLRLSAAEHRYSYALARTDGLTGPLGPGFGIARFDHRTGATDAYATPEDVLVEPVFVPRGPGAAEDDGWILTVGYHAPSHRSRLMVFEAAHLPDGPIAEAWLPFHLPFNFHGAFTPRVAAL
- a CDS encoding dihydrofolate reductase family protein translates to MLHAHVTVSLDGFMTGPDVGAELPMGAGGERLHDWIFDPSPADREIIADTLATVGAVVLGRRTFDVGLDRWNDTPYPAPSFVVTHRTRDDLEMTSASFAFVGGLAEAVRRAHEAAGAKHVIIMGADVTRQALAAGLVDELRLQLAPFTLGSGTRLFTGADPHAFECLDAGITPHATHLRYRVVRRASGAGA
- a CDS encoding TetR/AcrR family transcriptional regulator; the encoded protein is MANQRGRGRPAGPGVDPEQRRADLLDAAEEALRLHGPTASLSDMARASGYARSAVYAVFPSRPAVLAALGHRHADRLMAAMLTALGGPGPAEDRFHAMLDVLFAWAEREPSLYRALARPPDGPATGSPARPGTPGARHQAHGYGPGTLVTGLAEAIEAMLTATGTPPELAAPSAQAMLGSATAAIDWWLAAGAALPRAALVTQIGSLAWHGGAELLASWFTGPSEP
- a CDS encoding DUF4291 domain-containing protein, which encodes MQMYEIRADYDADDIVVYQAYGPAIGDAAVRAGGFVPPFSRTRMTWIKPSFLWLMERSGWGRKPGQERILGVRISRSGWESALRRAVLTSPERDVHGDSAAWRKALREADVRVQWDPERTLRGGKLEARSIQVGVSRHAIDEYADEWVREIVDLTPLTRRIHRLVVDGRHGRARDLLPPSRPYPFEAPHLRLS
- a CDS encoding ABC transporter ATP-binding protein encodes the protein MNVIEVENLHKRYEDHVAVDDVSFTVAAGEIFGILGPNGAGKTTTVECVSGLRARDGGLVRVAGIDPAEDRDALRRVLGVQLQSSALPEKIKVWEALDLYASFYPDPADWPELMARVGLADKRNALFASLSGGQKQRLSVALALVGKPRVAVLDELTTGLDPQSRRDTWELVEQVRDSGVTIVLVTHFMEEAERLCDRIALIDTGRVAAIDTPDGLVARIGGGQTMRFRPSAEFDLALLTEIPEVADAGVEDGHVVVSGTGDLVPAVTLLLARHGVVPTGLRVEQATLDDAFVALTGRKIK
- a CDS encoding response regulator transcription factor, whose translation is MLRVLVAEDLYLLRDGLVRLLEAHGFEVVAAVETGPELLKGLLELRPDVSVVDVRLPPTLTDEGLQAALAARKAIPGLPVLVLSQHVQQLYARELLADGSGAIGYLLKDRVFNAAQFVDAVTRVASGGTAMDPEVIAALLAPTPTDPLAALTPREHDVLAHMAQGLSNAAISATLHLSESTIAKHTAAIFTKLALPPSDDTNRRVQAVLTYLQSR
- a CDS encoding D-alanyl-D-alanine carboxypeptidase family protein, producing the protein MFKKLTATALAASMLTLVPVGAAEAKPKAPAGVSGTSAILFDATTGKVLWKRNPNKRMPVGSMNKVALAMVVLKRGDLGRKITIKQKYKDWVDSWGASNSHLVPGDVLTARQLLEAMLIESGSDAAYALAESYGGTGGYLGAQNKMDALAKKLGMTRTNYESFDGQPAKGDLTTAADQLKLARYAMKNKTFATIVRTVRKDITSLKGRVYPLRTQDLLLKGSGTDEDNTGYPGLFGIKTGSTGSAGGCYMFVARRKKHTVYGIVLKSTSTTTRFTDAVKMLDWAYSTKTTVTLTPAPPRIAS
- a CDS encoding ABC transporter permease, translating into MKKILLVETKLFLRDWAGGLFTLLLPVGLVLGIGQIPDLRKADPNLGGERFVDAQLPATMILLSLLTAAFTMLPAVLATYREQGILRRMSTTPVHPARLLGAQLLLNLAVVAVGALAIVGSAWLVLGSDLPANPVGFVLVFLLGAAAMLALGLVIAGVAASGKSAPAFGSAAMFPLLFLAGMWIPREVMPDALRTVSDYSVVGPFVNALRDTWAGDWPELSHLAVITVGLALFTALAVRVFRWE
- a CDS encoding DUF397 domain-containing protein; its protein translation is MTASREELCTVWRKSTRSTGQGGNCVELADGRDAVSLRDSKRPADGRVVVSRVVLRALFDGVRG
- a CDS encoding helix-turn-helix domain-containing protein — protein: MSRTAVDPDSLRTHFRDELRRLRANAGLSRSRLATALGCTPQWLAKLESGERTVSPRTALDLDTYFKTEGWDSDDGLFVRLHRSLKSAQGSRVLLPGFEAYLEYEKKATVLCEYSAQVVPGLLQTEAYARGTMSLDTPEQTAESRVAGRLLRQELLTAKVPPVAKFVLDASVLLRPVGGAEVMAGQLLRLIELSALPRVGIHVLPFEPVIPAALDSSFTLLGFGDGTDLMYVETGGGAQIIQRPDLVMTGRTRFHTLMGEALSQAESVDLIRRRLEESR